Genomic DNA from Niabella ginsenosidivorans:
GGGTATATCCTGAGTTTAAAGGCTATTATGCTGATTTTTACGGAGGATATTTCAATGGCAATAACCAGCGTTTTACAGTAGCTACAGAAACAGAAGATCTGTTCCTGCGGTTGTTCTCCGCTGCGCCCAAAACCGATCCCTGGCATAATTACGAACCGCTTTTTCCGGATGGGAACATTTCCTTTATGCAGGCGATCCCATCCATTGGCAATAAAACACAGACCAGCGAAACCACCGGCCCCATGGGGCAAAAAAATATTTTTTACGATTATGAGAAGGATCCCGGCAGGGCACTGAAAATGATATTATGGTTTAATTTTGCAAACGAATAGATATAACCTCATGTTAAAACAGTCTTGCCATGTTATCTAATTACAAACAAACCCTGAAAGAGCTGAAATCCATGATCCTGGCCAGCCGTTACCGTGCCGCTGCGCTGGCCAATAAGGAACTCCTGCTGTTGTATTTTTCGGTGGGCAAGCTGATTGCTGATAAGGCAAAGGCAGAAGCCTGGGGCGCCCGTGTATTGGAGCAGGTGTCAAAGGACCTGCAAAAAGAGCTGCCCGGACTCAGAGGCTTTTCTGCTACCAGCTTAAAGAAAATGCGGATTTTTTATACGGAATGGCAGATCGTTTTTGAATTTGGTCCGTTGCCAGCGGACCAAATTCAAAATGGCAAAAAACGCGTGAAAACCAATAGTGGATTGAAGAAAGATAAAGTAAATCCAATTGGTCCGTTACTGACGGGCCAATTTAGAACTGCTTTTTTTGCTATAGGTTTTACGCATCATTATGAAATATTGGCAAAGGCGAAAACAATGGAGGAGCGTGTATTCTATATTGTAAAAGCAGCAACGGAGTTTTTATCAATAGAGAATTTAAACAATTGTATTCAAAGCAATACATTTAAAAAGCAAGGTAAGTTCCTGAATAACTTTTCCCAAACGATCGTCAGTGAAAATTTACGTGAAAAAGCATTGCTGGCGTTTAAAGATGAATACCCCTTTGATTTTATGAATGTTGCAGAAGCGGATGAGCAGGAATTTGAAAATGAAGTTGTACGTAATATCAGGAAATTTATTTTATCAATCGGCAGTGATTTTGCATTTATCGGTAACCAATACCGCCTGGTGGTAGATGAGGAAGGATGTTTTGTTGATCTGCTTTTCTTTAACCGGAAACTTCAAAGTCATGTAGCATTTGAATTGAAAAGAGAGAAGTTCAAGCCGGAGTATCTTGGTAAAATGAACTTTTATTTGTCGGCGTTGGATGATATGGTAAAACAGCCACATGAGAACCCATCGGTCGGGATCATCCTATGCAAAAGTAAAACAGATAAAGTGGTTGGATTTTCGTTTCGTGATTTTAATAAAGCTATGGGTGTGGCCACTTATAAGAGGAGCTGGGGACTTCCGGCAAAATACAAAGGATCCTGCCGGCTGCCTGGGCATTAAAAAAATTACTGGATTAAAAAATATCCATCAGGTTTGTAAGGTTTAATAAGTGGCCCGGAGACATGAGGAAAATAGAAAGAATGGGGTTTAAAAAAATATATATCAGTTTGTTGGGATTGTTGTTGCTCCTCTCATTAGCGGCACAACCCTTGTCCGGCGCATCCGCCTTGCTGTACGAAGTGTCCACGCGTTGTACCATTATATTATCGCCTCGGTGCGATCTTAAAATACATGAGCAGCCATTAAGTGTTACTGATCTTCGTTGTGAGCAGTTGACCAACCCTGTGGGTATTGATGCCGTGCAGCCGCGGCTGAGCTGGCAATTAAAAAGCGATCAGCGTAACGTAGTACAAACGGCCTATAAGATATGGGTGGCTTCTTCAAAAGAGCTGCTGGATGCAGGTCAGCCCGATATCTGGAATAGCGGTAGAGTGGCTTCGGACCAGTCCGTTCTTGTGTCCTATAAAGGCAAACCGCTTCGGTCCGATATGCGGTGTTTCTGGAAAGTACAGGTCTTTTCCAATAAAAAGGACAGCGCATGGAGTAATGTAAATGAATGGAGCATGGGTTTGCTGAACGCTGGCGACTGGAAAGCAAAATGGATCGGGTATGACAAGGCATCTCCCTGGGACAGTGTTACACAATGGTCGCGGCTTTCTGCAAGGTATTTCCGGAAAACATTCAGTACAGAAAATAAGGTGCAGCATGCGGTGCTGCACATCGTGGGATTGGGTTTGTACGAACTGTACCTGAACGGGAAAAAGGTAGGCGACCAGGTGCTGGCCCCGGCACCAACGGATTACCGGAAATCAGTAATGTACAATAGCTTTGATGTGTCGGCTTATTTAAACAGCGGAAGGAATGCCATTGGCGTTGTATTGGGCAATGGCCGCTTTTTTACCATGCGGCAAAATTACAAACCGAAAAAGATCAACACTTTTGGTTTTCCAAAATTGCTGTTGCAACTGGAGATCACTTATGCAAACGGGAGCCGGGAATGGATTGTTTCAGATAATTCCTGGAAGTTCACGGCAGATGGCCCCATCCGTACCAACAATGAGTATGATGGGGAGGAATACGATGCCACCAAAGAATTCCCGGGCTGGGCAACGGCTTTGTTTGATGATTCAAAATGGAGAGAACCGGAACTTGTAAAAGCTCCGGATGGGGAAATAAAGGCACAGATGACACTAAGTATGAAAGTAATGGATTCCATCCGCCCTAAAAACATCAGCCGGCTAAACGACAGCGTTTATATCCTTGATCTTGGCCAGAACTTTGCCGGCTGGCTGCGCATGAAGGTAAAAGGGCCACGGGGGCAAAGGATACAACTGCGTTTTGCGGAAAGCCTGAAACCGGATGGCACACTCTACACCGCTAACCTGCGGGATGCGCGGGTTACAGATGTTTATACGTTAAAGGGAGGCGGTGAAGAACAATGGCAGCCTTCTTTTGTGTATCATGGGTTCCGGTATGTAGAAATTACCGGTTACCCGGGTATCCCTTCTGTGGATGATTTTACAGGGTTGCTGATTTCTGATCAGATGGCAATAACCGGTAAGCTGGAAACCTCCAACGCCACGCTGAACCAGGTATTAAAAAATGCCTGGTGGGGCATTGCATCCAACTACAAGGGCATGCCGGTGGATTGTCCCCAGCGCAATGAACGGCAGCCCTGGCTGGGCGACCGCACACAGGGGGCGCTGGGTGAGAGCTTTCTTTTTAATAATGCCACCTTGTATGCCAAATGGCTGGATGATATACAGGACGCGCAAACACAGGAGGGCGCGATCCCCGATGTGGCCCCGGCCTTCTGGAACTATTACAGCGACAATGTGACCTGGCCCGCGGCCTATATACTGGTAGCGGATATGCTTTACCAACAATACGGAGACCGGCAATCGGTTGTGAAGCATTATCCATCCATGAAAAAATGGATGGAGTATATGCAGCGCCGGTACATGAAAGAAGACCTGGTTACAAAAGATAAATATGGCGATTGGTGCGTGCCGCCGGAAAGCCTGGAGCTGATCCGTTCCAAAGATCCGTTGCGCAATACGAACGGAGTGTTGTTGGCCACGGCCTATTACTATCATTTGTTGAATGTGATGAAACGTTTTGCAATGCTTGCCGGTAAGCCTGAAGATATAAGTGTTTATGACCGGTTGGCAAACCGCGTAAAGACCGCTTTTAATAAGGCGTTCCTTAAAAATGAGGATCATTATGATAATAATACCGTAACGGCTAACCTGTTGCCTTTGTATTTTGGGTTGGTACCGGAAGACCGGATGGCAGTAGTTAAAGAGCAATTGATGCAAAAGCTAAAGCAGGACAATATGCACATCAGTACAGGCGTTATCGGTACACAGTGGCTGCTGCGCGGACTTACAAAATATGGGTATCCGGATGCAGCATTTGCATTGGCTACGAATACTACTTATCCCAGCTGGGGATATATGGTGCAGCAGGGCGCTACCACCATCTGGGAGCTGTGGAACGGCAATACAGCCAGTCCGCAGATGAACTCGCAGAACCATGTTATGTTGCTGGGAGACCTGATCACCTGGAGCTTTGAAGACCTGGCCGGTATCCAATCGGCCCCGGAGTCCGTTGCATTGAAGAAGATAAGGATGCAACCGGTTTTTATAAAAGGATTAAATAATGTGGAGGCTTCTTATCAGTCGCCTTACGGGATCATTAAAAGCTCGTGGAAGCGTACCGGCAATGAGCTGGAGTGGAGTATAGAAATACCGCCGAATACGACAGCGGCAGTCACTATTCCTTCAGGCAGGATAACAGAATCAGGTAAACCATTAAAGGGAGCAGTGGATGTAAAGAACAATACAACCCGTCTGGAGCTGGGAAGTGGCCGGTATTTTTTAAAAGCAATTTTAGCGCATTAAAAATAAAGTAATGAAGCAGGTATTATGGATTTGTTTATTATTGCTGTTTAGCGAGGCAGGTGCGCAGGATACCGCTGCAACGGATGGGTTGCAGCAAAAAGCGCAGCAATGGGTGGATGGTTTGAAACTGGACGACAAAGCAAAGGCAGCGAAGGTACAACAGGCAATAATGCTGCACCTTACGGCAGTAAGGGACTGGCACAATGCCCATCCGTTCTCAGAAGTACCGGCAGGTATCAATCCTGCTACCGGAAATAAATTGTCCGACCTGGACCGG
This window encodes:
- a CDS encoding PDDEXK nuclease domain-containing protein; the protein is MLSNYKQTLKELKSMILASRYRAAALANKELLLLYFSVGKLIADKAKAEAWGARVLEQVSKDLQKELPGLRGFSATSLKKMRIFYTEWQIVFEFGPLPADQIQNGKKRVKTNSGLKKDKVNPIGPLLTGQFRTAFFAIGFTHHYEILAKAKTMEERVFYIVKAATEFLSIENLNNCIQSNTFKKQGKFLNNFSQTIVSENLREKALLAFKDEYPFDFMNVAEADEQEFENEVVRNIRKFILSIGSDFAFIGNQYRLVVDEEGCFVDLLFFNRKLQSHVAFELKREKFKPEYLGKMNFYLSALDDMVKQPHENPSVGIILCKSKTDKVVGFSFRDFNKAMGVATYKRSWGLPAKYKGSCRLPGH
- a CDS encoding alpha-L-rhamnosidase, whose protein sequence is MRKIERMGFKKIYISLLGLLLLLSLAAQPLSGASALLYEVSTRCTIILSPRCDLKIHEQPLSVTDLRCEQLTNPVGIDAVQPRLSWQLKSDQRNVVQTAYKIWVASSKELLDAGQPDIWNSGRVASDQSVLVSYKGKPLRSDMRCFWKVQVFSNKKDSAWSNVNEWSMGLLNAGDWKAKWIGYDKASPWDSVTQWSRLSARYFRKTFSTENKVQHAVLHIVGLGLYELYLNGKKVGDQVLAPAPTDYRKSVMYNSFDVSAYLNSGRNAIGVVLGNGRFFTMRQNYKPKKINTFGFPKLLLQLEITYANGSREWIVSDNSWKFTADGPIRTNNEYDGEEYDATKEFPGWATALFDDSKWREPELVKAPDGEIKAQMTLSMKVMDSIRPKNISRLNDSVYILDLGQNFAGWLRMKVKGPRGQRIQLRFAESLKPDGTLYTANLRDARVTDVYTLKGGGEEQWQPSFVYHGFRYVEITGYPGIPSVDDFTGLLISDQMAITGKLETSNATLNQVLKNAWWGIASNYKGMPVDCPQRNERQPWLGDRTQGALGESFLFNNATLYAKWLDDIQDAQTQEGAIPDVAPAFWNYYSDNVTWPAAYILVADMLYQQYGDRQSVVKHYPSMKKWMEYMQRRYMKEDLVTKDKYGDWCVPPESLELIRSKDPLRNTNGVLLATAYYYHLLNVMKRFAMLAGKPEDISVYDRLANRVKTAFNKAFLKNEDHYDNNTVTANLLPLYFGLVPEDRMAVVKEQLMQKLKQDNMHISTGVIGTQWLLRGLTKYGYPDAAFALATNTTYPSWGYMVQQGATTIWELWNGNTASPQMNSQNHVMLLGDLITWSFEDLAGIQSAPESVALKKIRMQPVFIKGLNNVEASYQSPYGIIKSSWKRTGNELEWSIEIPPNTTAAVTIPSGRITESGKPLKGAVDVKNNTTRLELGSGRYFLKAILAH